CCTGTGGTGTAGCGGCCAATCATGAAGCCCTCTCGAGGCTTCAACACGGGTTCGAATCCCGTCGGGAGCACTACTTTTGTCCTACCCAGACATTGATTTCACGCTCCCAAACGGATTCGCCACCTTTCCCGGAAACTTAGCACACACGTCCCAAACGGGAGCACTACTTCGCTTCCTAGCCGGAAAAATCCGAAATTCAAGGGTTTTAACTGGTTTCCATCGATTCTCTCTGCTTTTCCTTACCCGATTATCACCACTTGCCCTGCACGTTCCTGATCACTTCGCTCTGGCGTTTTTCGCAATAATAGAGCTCTGTGGTACGGGTGGTCTTGTGTCCCATGAGCTTCGAGATGTCCTCGAGTTCCGCATGGTTGTCCTTGTAATGCTGCCCGAATGCCCTGCGGCAATCCCTCAGTTCGAACTTCTGTCCGATGTCCCTCTCGACGTAGGTCTTGAGCTTCCTGATGGTATTGGCGCTGAGCACGTCATGGTCGCCGTACATGTTGCAGAACAGCGCCGGGACGTCCTCGGGGAGCATATCGTGCTTGATGAGGAAGATGTTCCTCGCCTTGAGATAGTTCTTCACAAGATCTTGGATGACCTCGGGGATGGGGACCTCCCTAGACCTGCCCCAGGTATTCTCCGCCTTGACATGCCTGTAGTTGATCGTCCATCCGTTGAAGTCGATGTCGCTGACCTCCGCCAGACGCAGCTCCTTGTTCCTTGCTCCGGTACAGATGTACAGGAGGACCATGGTATAGGGTCTGAGGGCCTGATAGTCCTTGGGATCTATCTCCTTGGCCCTTGCCAGGATCTTCCTGTAGCTCTCGTCGGAGAGGGGTTCGAGCCTCTCGTCGACCTCCACCGGCTTGAGGCCGATGTTGGCTCCGAGGCAGTTCTGGACGCAGGTGTTCCTGCAGAACGTGCAGAGCTGTTTCATGGCCGAAATATCATGATTGACATCCGATGCGCTCACTCCCTTCCCCTTGCGGAAGATGATCAGTTCCTTGATGTCCTGCTCCGTCATCTTGGACGGGGACATCGTGGAGACCTTGCCATCATCCTTGAGGTTGAGGAGATCGCGCTCTATCCTTCTGAATCTACGTTCCAAATTCTTTGTCGTTACTTCACCGATACAGCCGCGTCTCGCTTCCATGAACTCAGCGACCTTTTCCTTGAACGGGTTGACTGACGTATTGATTCCTCCGTACTTTCACGCGACTGCTGCAAGGGAACTCCGTGAAGCGAACCCGATACACAA
This genomic stretch from Thermoplasmata archaeon harbors:
- a CDS encoding site-specific integrase, which translates into the protein MEARRGCIGEVTTKNLERRFRRIERDLLNLKDDGKVSTMSPSKMTEQDIKELIIFRKGKGVSASDVNHDISAMKQLCTFCRNTCVQNCLGANIGLKPVEVDERLEPLSDESYRKILARAKEIDPKDYQALRPYTMVLLYICTGARNKELRLAEVSDIDFNGWTINYRHVKAENTWGRSREVPIPEVIQDLVKNYLKARNIFLIKHDMLPEDVPALFCNMYGDHDVLSANTIRKLKTYVERDIGQKFELRDCRRAFGQHYKDNHAELEDISKLMGHKTTRTTELYYCEKRQSEVIRNVQGKW